Proteins encoded in a region of the Populus nigra chromosome 3, ddPopNigr1.1, whole genome shotgun sequence genome:
- the LOC133688937 gene encoding AP2/ERF and B3 domain-containing transcription factor At1g51120-like, whose translation MEEETVSLILNAETPAIEELSDSNSSTHPFPPSKRARSGSNISASRFKGVVPQPNGHWGCQIYANHQRIWLGTFKSEREAAMAYDSAAIKLRSGDSRRNFPPTDITVEEPKFQSYYSIEVVLAMIKDGTYQSKFADFIRTYSQSLETELGLKLMMPQSSEGLTCKQLFRKELTPSDVGKLNRLVIPKKYAIKYFPNISESAQEDEAADKMVDVMLAFYDKSMRLWKFRYCYWKSSQSYVFTRGWNRFVKEKKLKANDSIVFWLCESGETVDSATQTFQMIDVSNCENSSNIAESSNQSIASKVELQLLQGPGIARDSTVKKNVEEDRMMRAEKPTHDAVKTGFKLFGIQIL comes from the coding sequence ATGGAAGAAGAAACTGTGAGCTTGATTTTAAATGCAGAAACACCTGCAATTGAAGAACTGTCAGATTCAAATAGCAGCACTCATCCATTTCCACCAAGCAAGCGTGCAAGGTCCGGCAGTAATATCAGCGCTTCAAGATTCAAAGGTGTTGTGCCACAGCCAAATGGTCACTGGGGTTGTCAAATATATGCCAACCACCAACGGATTTGGCTAGGAACCTTCAAATCTGAAAGGGAGGCAGCTATGGCTTATGATAGTGCAGCAATAAAGCTTCGGAGTGGCGATTCACGGAGAAATTTCCCACCAACTGACATAACTGTCGAAGAgccaaaatttcaaagttattaCAGCATTGAAGTCGTGCTTGCCATGATAAAGGATGGTACCTACCAATCCAAGTTTGCTGATTTTATAAGAACATACTCCCAAAGTTTGGAGACTGAACTCGGCCTCAAGCTTATGATGCCGCAAAGTAGTGAAGGGCTAACATGTAAGCAACTGTTTCGAAAGGAGCTAACACCAAGTGATGTTGGTAAACTAAATAGGCTTGTCATCCCTAAGAAATACGCTATTAAGTACTTCCCAAATATTTCTGAAAGCGCTCAAGAAGATGAGGCAGCTGACAAAATGGTCGATGTGATGCTAGCTTTCTATGACAAGTCAATGAGGTTGTGGAAATTTCGGTATTGTTATTGGAAAAGCAGTCAGAGTTATGTCTTCACAAGGGGTTGGAATCGATtcgtgaaggaaaaaaaattgaaggcaaATGACTCCATTGTTTTCTGGTTATGCGAGAGTGGAGAGACTGTAGATTCCGCTACTCAAACATTCCAAATGATTGATGTAAGCAACTGTGAAAACAGCAGTAACATTGCAGAGTCATCCAACCAAAGCATTGCGTCCAAAGTTGAGTTGCAGCTTCTCCAAGGCCCGGGAATCGCCCGTGACAGTACAGTCAAGAAGAACGTCGAAGAAGACAGAATGATGCGAGCTGAGAAGCCAACACATGACGCTGTGAAAACAGGCTTTAAACTCTTTGGCATACAAATTCTGTAG